Proteins encoded together in one Impatiens glandulifera chromosome 1, dImpGla2.1, whole genome shotgun sequence window:
- the LOC124921915 gene encoding uncharacterized protein LOC124921915, whose amino-acid sequence MAGYYSCSSLYCSSTIIPKLSSATSSFSSSSSPSYPLINPSGFVSISSHRAQPNLQCHSKFDKFKGEPSQEYLVEDTERLDQLSSEVDEEDDSCLPSDLEGAVRQSGISSASFVSSGGMRAIVELLIPQLQFLDDEGAQAELWELSRVFLDTLMEETGSQRVRAIFPDAGSAALLKYKWQDASFGFSSLSDRKPVDNEDEIIVMVVPDYQMLSYVEKIASMLSDDPPRPLIMWNPRLVSEDVGVGFNVRKLRRYFLSKFTVVYSMRPLPSGAVFRCYPGKWKVFYDDKDRPNRYFLAKELISRPDSEELEIIFGNVEEQQEKGPSFFNRVAGVFSSMNRFMKVISR is encoded by the exons ATGGCGGGTTATTATTCTTGCTCAAGCTTATATTGCAGCTCCActataattccaaaattatcCTCAGCCACTTCATccttctcttcatcttcttccccTTCTTATCCCCTCATCAATCCATCTGGGTTCGTCTCAATTTCTTCCCACAGAGCTCAACCCAATCTTCAATGTCATTCCAAATTCGACAAGTTCAAGGGAGAACCTTCCCAAGAGTATCTTGTAGAAGACACTGAACGATTAGATCAGTTATCTTCAGAAGTGGATGAAGAAGATGACAG TTGCTTGCCGTCTGATTTGGAAGGAGCAGTTCGACAGTCAGGCATATCGAGTGCTTCTTTTGTGTCTTCGGGAGGAATGAGAGCTATA GTTGAGCTCTTAATCCCACAATTGCAGTTTCTTGATGATGAGGGAGCCCAAGCTGAGCTATGGGAGCTCTCAAGAGTATTCTTGGATACACTTATGGAAGAAACAGGATCTCAG AGAGTTAGAGCAATATTTCCTGATGCTGGTTCTGCTGCTCTTCTGAAGTATAAATGGCAAGATGCTTCTTTTGGTTTCTCAAG tcTAAGTGATCGCAAGCCTGTGGACAATGAAGACGAAATCATCGTTATGGTCGTTCCTGACTATCAAATGTTGAGTTATGTTGAGAAAATCGCATCCATGCTTTCTGATGATCCA CCGAGACCTCTGATTATGTGGAACCCACGTCTTGTGAGCGAAGATGTCGGCGTAGGGTTTAATGTACGAAAATTGAGGCGTTACTTCTTGAG TAAATTCACAGTAGTCTATTCAATGAGACCGCTTCCGTCTGGAGCAGTATTTCGATGTTATCCTGG AAAGTGGAAGGTATTTTATGATGATAAGGATAGGCCGAACCGATATTTCCTTGCAAAGGAACTAATTAGTCGTCCTGATTCAGAAGAACTCGAG ATAATATTTGGGAACGTGGAGGAGCAGCAGGAGAAAGGTCCTTCTTTTTTTAATAGAGTTGCAGGAGTATTTTCTTCCATGAATCGGTTCATGAAAGTCATTTCaagatga